A genomic region of Mycobacterium sp. Aquia_213 contains the following coding sequences:
- the pyrR gene encoding bifunctional pyr operon transcriptional regulator/uracil phosphoribosyltransferase PyrR produces the protein MSAAGDSASGRELMSAADVGRTISRIAHQIIEKTALDGPDAPHVVLLGIPTRGVTLAARLAANIGEFCGVEVGHGALDITLYRDDLMTKPPRPLEVTSIPAGGIDDALVILVDDVLYSGRSVRSALDALRDVGRPRAVQLAVLVDRGHRELPVRADYVGKNVPTSRTESVHVQLREHDDRDGVVISRDGAE, from the coding sequence ATGAGTGCCGCGGGTGATTCCGCATCCGGCCGCGAATTGATGTCGGCGGCCGACGTCGGCCGAACCATTTCCCGTATCGCGCATCAGATCATCGAAAAGACCGCGCTCGATGGTCCCGACGCGCCGCACGTGGTGCTGTTGGGAATCCCGACCCGCGGGGTGACCCTGGCCGCGCGGCTGGCCGCCAACATCGGTGAATTCTGTGGTGTCGAGGTCGGCCATGGGGCGCTCGACATCACTTTGTACCGTGACGATTTGATGACCAAGCCGCCCCGCCCGCTGGAGGTCACGTCGATCCCGGCCGGTGGCATCGACGACGCGCTGGTGATTCTCGTCGACGACGTGTTGTATTCCGGGCGCTCGGTGCGCTCCGCGCTGGACGCACTGCGCGACGTGGGCCGACCGCGGGCCGTGCAACTGGCGGTGCTGGTCGACCGTGGCCATCGCGAGCTGCCGGTGCGCGCCGACTACGTGGGTAAGAATGTGCCGACCTCGCGCACCGAGAGTGTGCATGTTCAGCTGCGCGAGCACGATGATCGCGACGGCGTTGTCATCTCGCGGGACGGGGCCGAATGA
- a CDS encoding fatty acid desaturase family protein, translated as MAVSDLEVFAHLTEADIESLAVELDAIRRAVEDSRGERDARYIRRTIAAQRALEVTGRVLLAAGSRRSAWCAGVLALSAAKIIENMEIGHNVMHGQWDWMNDPEIHSSTWEWDIVAPSKHWRYVHNFMHHKYTNILGMDDDVGFGTLRVTRDQRWTRYNAFNLMYIAAMAVAFEWGIALHHLEVGRTFKGKIGREIAKARLREVGVKVGHQVFKDYVAFPVLTSFSPGATYKSTAKANALANVLRNLWTHTVIFCGHLPDGAEKFTKSDMIGEPTGQWYLRQILGSANFHAGPVLRFMTGNLCYQIEHHLYPDLPSNRLAEISARVRQVCEKYDLPYTTGPFLLQYAKTLRTVAKLSLPDKYLRDNADDASETRSEQMFAGLATDFASTDPATGRRRGLNTAIATVRARQRDAWTSRQRAAR; from the coding sequence GTGGCGGTCAGCGATTTAGAGGTATTTGCACACCTCACCGAAGCCGACATCGAAAGCCTGGCCGTCGAGCTGGATGCGATCCGCCGCGCCGTCGAGGATTCGCGCGGTGAACGCGATGCCCGCTACATCCGCCGCACCATCGCAGCGCAGCGGGCGCTGGAGGTGACCGGCCGGGTGCTGCTAGCCGCCGGTTCGCGCCGCTCCGCCTGGTGCGCAGGCGTGCTTGCCCTGAGCGCCGCCAAGATCATCGAGAACATGGAGATCGGCCACAACGTCATGCATGGCCAATGGGACTGGATGAACGACCCCGAGATTCACTCTTCCACCTGGGAGTGGGACATCGTTGCACCGTCCAAGCACTGGCGCTATGTCCACAACTTCATGCATCACAAGTACACCAACATCCTTGGTATGGACGACGATGTCGGCTTCGGCACGTTGCGCGTGACTAGAGACCAGCGCTGGACGCGGTACAACGCTTTCAATTTGATGTACATCGCGGCGATGGCCGTCGCGTTTGAATGGGGAATCGCGTTGCATCACTTGGAGGTTGGCAGAACCTTCAAGGGCAAGATCGGTCGTGAGATCGCCAAGGCGCGGCTGCGCGAGGTCGGCGTCAAAGTCGGTCACCAGGTGTTCAAGGACTATGTCGCCTTCCCGGTCCTGACCTCGTTCTCGCCGGGCGCGACGTATAAGTCCACCGCAAAAGCCAACGCGCTCGCCAATGTGCTCCGCAACCTGTGGACTCACACCGTGATCTTCTGCGGGCACCTTCCCGACGGCGCCGAGAAGTTCACCAAGTCGGACATGATCGGCGAGCCGACGGGCCAGTGGTACCTGCGCCAGATTCTGGGCAGCGCCAACTTTCACGCGGGCCCGGTGCTGCGGTTCATGACCGGCAACCTGTGCTACCAGATCGAGCATCACCTGTATCCCGACCTGCCGAGCAATCGGCTCGCCGAGATCTCGGCGCGGGTGCGCCAGGTGTGCGAGAAATACGATCTGCCTTACACCACCGGCCCATTTCTGCTGCAGTACGCCAAGACGCTGCGGACCGTCGCCAAGTTGTCGCTGCCGGACAAGTACCTGCGCGACAACGCCGATGATGCATCGGAGACCCGCAGCGAGCAGATGTTCGCGGGCTTGGCAACGGATTTCGCGAGCACCGACCCCGCGACGGGGCGCCGGCGTGGTCTCAATACCGCAATCGCCACGGTGCGTGCCCGCCAGCGGGACGCCTGGACGAGTCGCCAGCGCGCCGCGCGGTGA
- a CDS encoding MmpS family transport accessory protein has protein sequence MTGILQRIWVPIVMVVVLTVGTLTVTRLHGIFGSHQHDSDKSNADAIVAFNPKHVVYQIFGPAGATATIHYLDADAQPQEVNNATVPWTLRIDTTLSAVVANVVAQGNSEHLGCRIVVNDVVRDELTVQAHNAATSCLVKSA, from the coding sequence ATGACCGGCATTCTCCAACGCATCTGGGTGCCGATCGTCATGGTTGTCGTCCTGACGGTCGGTACCCTCACCGTTACCCGGCTGCACGGAATTTTCGGTTCCCATCAACATGATTCGGACAAGAGCAACGCCGACGCGATCGTCGCGTTCAACCCCAAGCACGTCGTCTACCAGATCTTCGGCCCGGCCGGCGCGACGGCCACCATCCACTATTTGGATGCCGACGCGCAGCCACAGGAGGTCAACAACGCGACGGTCCCGTGGACGTTGCGGATCGACACCACGCTCAGCGCGGTGGTGGCCAACGTCGTGGCGCAGGGCAACAGCGAACATCTCGGATGTCGCATCGTTGTCAATGACGTTGTCCGCGATGAACTTACGGTCCAGGCGCACAATGCCGCGACCAGCTGCCTGGTGAAATCCGCGTGA
- a CDS encoding RND family transporter: MTADSDAGPLHTVARTVRWLAVAVILFWVALCAVMNTVTPPLSEVAGKHAVSFSAHDAPSLIGMKRIGRNFQQFDSDTTAMVVLEGRDKLGESAHRFYDSLIAKLREDKAHIEHVENFWGDSLTAAGSQSTDGKAAYVQLYLAGDQGSSMAHESVGAVERIVDGMPAPPGIKAYVTGPGPLEGDQHTYGDRSLEKITLITVVVIAIMLLITYRSVSTVVLVLLTVGVELLTAEGIIATLANNNVIALSTFAVNVLVALAIAASTDYIIFLIGRYQEARAAGVDREPAYYAMFHGTTHVIVASGLTVAGAMYCLSFTRLPVFNTLGWPCSLAILVVIVASLTLAPAVIAVGGRLGAFDPKRQASTRRWRRIGTVVVRWPGPVLVAAILVSLIGLIALPMYQTGYNGRYYIPADTPSNIGYEASDRHFAAARMEPELLMIEADHDLRNPTDMLILDRVAHSVFHTPGIARVQSITRPLGSPIDHASIPFQISAQSAVAIENLNTMRERIADMSRMTNELQHMIDVSLHIQDLTRQLTNVTHGMATDTQQMRATTDELRDHLSDFDDFWRPIRSYFYWERHCFDVPLCWSLRSLFDGIDGIDRLSEDVGNLAHHTDQLDRLMPQMAAQMPPLIAAMQTVKELAQTATSTFSGLITQMDALTRNATVMGRAFDGAKNDDFFYLPPEAFENPDFQRGLTMFLSPDGSSARFIITHKGDPATAEGISHIDLIRQAADEAVKGTPLAAANIYLTGTASTYKDEHDGSMYDLMIAATASLCLIFMIMLAITGSVVASAVIVGTVTISLGSSFGLSVLIWQHMLHQPLHWLVLAMAIIVMLAVGSDYNLLLAARFREEVGAGLKTGMIRSMGSTGGVVTTAGLVFAFTMGAMVTSDLRVVGQIGTTIMIGLLFDTLIVRSFMMPAAATLLGRWFWWPRQVPTHAAPRPARPAAVEQRPAAEYAVSAPTTE; this comes from the coding sequence GTGACAGCCGATTCCGACGCGGGGCCGCTGCATACCGTTGCCCGGACAGTCCGCTGGCTGGCGGTGGCCGTCATTCTGTTCTGGGTGGCGCTGTGTGCCGTCATGAACACGGTGACACCGCCGCTGTCCGAGGTCGCCGGAAAGCATGCGGTCTCGTTCAGCGCCCACGACGCGCCGTCGCTGATCGGGATGAAGCGCATCGGCAGGAATTTTCAGCAGTTCGATTCCGACACCACGGCGATGGTGGTGCTGGAGGGGCGAGACAAGCTGGGCGAGAGCGCACACCGGTTTTACGACTCGCTGATCGCCAAACTGCGCGAAGACAAGGCCCACATAGAGCACGTCGAAAACTTCTGGGGCGACAGCCTGACCGCGGCGGGATCACAGAGCACCGACGGCAAAGCCGCGTATGTCCAGTTGTACCTGGCCGGCGACCAAGGCAGCTCGATGGCGCACGAGTCGGTGGGCGCGGTTGAGCGCATTGTGGACGGCATGCCGGCCCCGCCCGGAATCAAGGCCTATGTGACCGGCCCCGGCCCGCTCGAAGGCGATCAACACACCTACGGCGACCGCAGCCTGGAAAAGATCACCCTGATCACCGTCGTCGTGATCGCGATCATGCTGCTCATCACGTATCGCTCGGTGAGCACCGTGGTGTTGGTGCTGCTGACGGTAGGTGTCGAATTGCTCACGGCCGAGGGCATCATCGCGACCCTGGCCAACAACAACGTCATCGCCCTATCCACTTTTGCCGTCAATGTGCTTGTGGCACTGGCGATAGCGGCCTCGACGGACTACATCATCTTCCTGATCGGTCGCTACCAGGAGGCGCGGGCAGCCGGCGTGGACCGGGAACCGGCTTACTACGCCATGTTTCACGGAACGACCCATGTGATTGTGGCGTCTGGGCTGACCGTCGCCGGGGCGATGTACTGCCTGAGTTTTACCCGGCTTCCGGTCTTCAACACCCTCGGCTGGCCGTGTTCACTCGCGATACTCGTGGTGATCGTGGCCTCACTGACCCTCGCGCCCGCCGTGATCGCCGTGGGCGGCCGATTGGGAGCATTCGACCCCAAACGTCAAGCGAGCACCCGGCGTTGGCGCCGGATCGGCACGGTTGTGGTCCGGTGGCCCGGCCCGGTGCTCGTCGCGGCGATCCTGGTATCGCTGATCGGCCTGATCGCCTTGCCGATGTACCAGACCGGCTACAACGGGCGTTACTACATCCCCGCGGACACACCGTCGAACATCGGTTACGAGGCTTCGGACCGCCACTTCGCGGCGGCCCGCATGGAACCCGAGCTGCTGATGATCGAGGCCGATCACGACCTGCGTAACCCGACCGACATGCTCATCCTGGACCGGGTCGCCCACAGTGTCTTCCACACCCCCGGTATCGCACGGGTGCAAAGCATTACCCGGCCGCTGGGCTCCCCGATCGACCACGCCTCGATCCCGTTCCAGATCAGTGCGCAGAGTGCCGTTGCGATCGAGAACCTCAACACCATGCGGGAACGCATCGCGGACATGTCCCGGATGACCAACGAGCTGCAGCACATGATCGACGTCTCGTTGCACATCCAAGACTTGACGCGACAGCTCACGAACGTGACCCATGGCATGGCCACCGACACCCAGCAGATGCGGGCCACCACCGACGAACTGCGGGATCACCTTTCCGATTTCGACGACTTCTGGCGGCCCATCCGGAGCTATTTCTATTGGGAGCGACACTGTTTCGATGTTCCGCTGTGTTGGTCACTGCGTTCGTTGTTCGACGGAATCGACGGGATCGACAGGCTCAGCGAGGATGTCGGCAACCTGGCACACCACACCGATCAGCTCGACCGGCTGATGCCGCAAATGGCGGCGCAGATGCCCCCGCTGATCGCGGCGATGCAGACGGTCAAAGAGCTCGCCCAGACCGCGACAAGCACCTTCTCCGGCTTGATCACCCAGATGGACGCATTGACGCGCAACGCGACCGTGATGGGACGAGCCTTCGACGGTGCCAAGAACGACGATTTCTTCTACCTTCCGCCGGAAGCGTTCGAGAATCCGGACTTTCAGCGCGGCCTGACCATGTTCTTGTCCCCGGACGGCAGCTCGGCGCGGTTCATCATCACCCACAAGGGTGACCCCGCGACGGCCGAGGGGATTTCGCACATCGATCTGATCAGGCAAGCCGCGGACGAGGCCGTGAAGGGCACTCCCCTGGCCGCCGCGAACATCTATCTGACGGGTACCGCGTCGACCTACAAGGACGAGCACGACGGGTCGATGTACGACCTGATGATCGCTGCGACCGCGTCGCTCTGCCTGATCTTCATGATCATGCTGGCCATCACCGGCAGTGTGGTCGCCTCCGCGGTGATCGTGGGAACGGTCACGATCTCGTTGGGCTCATCGTTCGGCCTGTCGGTGCTGATCTGGCAGCACATGCTGCACCAGCCGTTGCACTGGCTGGTGCTCGCGATGGCCATCATCGTCATGCTGGCCGTGGGATCGGACTACAACCTGCTGCTGGCCGCGCGATTCCGGGAGGAAGTCGGAGCGGGACTCAAGACCGGGATGATCCGATCGATGGGCAGCACGGGCGGGGTCGTCACCACTGCCGGACTGGTGTTCGCGTTCACGATGGGCGCGATGGTGACCAGCGATCTGCGCGTCGTCGGCCAGATCGGCACCACGATCATGATCGGGCTGTTGTTCGACACCCTGATCGTGCGCTCGTTCATGATGCCGGCCGCCGCGACCCTGCTGGGGCGCTGGTTCTGGTGGCCCCGCCAGGTCCCCACCCACGCCGCGCCGCGGCCCGCCCGTCCGGCTGCCGTCGAGCAGCGTCCGGCCGCCGAGTACGCCGTGAGCGCACCCACCACCGAATGA
- a CDS encoding class I SAM-dependent methyltransferase gives MQRMDFDALYRGESPGEGIPPMTTPPWDTKAPKENVIGWHTGGWVHGNVLDIGCGLGDNAVYLARNGYVVTGLDISPTALITAERRAKDAGVDIRFAVTDSTKLEGYTDAFDTIVDSGMFHCLDDEGKRSYAAAAHRATKPGATLLISCFSDANPPDPERPRPAVSEQTLRDVLGGAGWDIEALEPAAVRREVDGSEIEMAFWYVRAQRR, from the coding sequence TTGCAACGCATGGACTTCGACGCCCTGTACCGCGGCGAGAGCCCGGGCGAGGGCATCCCACCGATGACCACACCGCCCTGGGATACCAAGGCACCCAAGGAGAATGTCATCGGCTGGCACACCGGCGGCTGGGTCCACGGCAATGTCCTGGACATCGGCTGCGGGCTCGGCGACAACGCCGTGTACCTGGCCCGCAACGGGTATGTCGTGACCGGCTTGGACATCTCCCCGACCGCGCTGATCACCGCCGAGCGCCGCGCCAAGGACGCCGGAGTGGACATCAGATTCGCGGTGACCGACTCCACCAAGCTCGAGGGCTACACCGACGCGTTCGACACCATCGTCGACAGCGGCATGTTTCACTGCCTCGACGACGAGGGCAAGCGCAGCTACGCCGCCGCCGCACACCGCGCCACCAAACCGGGTGCCACGCTGCTAATCAGTTGCTTCTCCGACGCCAACCCGCCCGATCCGGAGCGGCCACGGCCCGCGGTATCCGAGCAGACGCTGCGCGACGTGCTCGGCGGCGCCGGGTGGGATATCGAAGCCCTGGAACCCGCCGCGGTGCGACGCGAGGTCGACGGCAGCGAAATCGAAATGGCGTTCTGGTATGTACGCGCGCAGCGGCGCTGA
- a CDS encoding cellulose-binding domain-containing protein, producing the protein MAALNSYVKRWRTALQVTVSALLVAILGLASAPAAHAAAAMATLQVEHTWQTGFIAHFTVTNPNMSSLADWRIDFDMPAGQSVLHAWNSTVTQSGTHYVVTPANWDREIGPGGTATGGFRGVLSGTYTPPSNCVVNGQYSCTVG; encoded by the coding sequence ATGGCCGCACTGAACAGCTACGTGAAACGCTGGCGCACAGCGCTTCAGGTAACCGTGTCGGCATTGTTGGTTGCCATCCTCGGACTCGCCAGCGCACCCGCGGCTCATGCGGCCGCGGCCATGGCGACGTTGCAGGTGGAACATACGTGGCAGACCGGTTTCATCGCCCACTTCACCGTCACCAACCCGAACATGTCGTCGCTGGCCGACTGGAGGATTGACTTCGATATGCCGGCGGGACAATCGGTCTTGCACGCGTGGAACAGCACCGTTACCCAATCCGGCACGCACTATGTGGTCACCCCCGCGAATTGGGATCGCGAGATTGGTCCCGGCGGTACCGCCACGGGTGGTTTCCGGGGCGTGCTGAGCGGTACCTACACGCCACCGTCGAATTGTGTGGTCAACGGGCAATATTCTTGCACCGTGGGGTAG
- a CDS encoding DUF6065 family protein has protein sequence MSDNAGGPARPLIGFITGDNAPQIAPASVNRAWMTAQSEADKGWPSRCLPMLIANQSGWELRNPCAFTATWIAQDGMDVMIEPDRYVADQFLPASHFGNGILTWRLPMLFRTPPGYNLLVRGPANYPKDGVCPLEGIVETDWASASFSMSWKLTRKLMPVRFEVDEPICMIVPQRRGELEEFAPELKSIAADEELRRKHELFLRERDAAKHAEQLARVAAGDRVDWQGDYTRGKHRDGEAGAPDHQTRRRLRSFAQPEDESR, from the coding sequence GTGAGTGACAACGCCGGCGGGCCAGCCCGCCCGCTGATCGGGTTCATCACCGGCGATAACGCGCCGCAGATTGCCCCGGCTTCGGTTAACCGGGCGTGGATGACTGCGCAGTCGGAGGCGGACAAGGGTTGGCCGAGCCGCTGCCTGCCGATGCTGATCGCCAACCAAAGCGGCTGGGAGTTGCGCAATCCGTGCGCGTTCACCGCTACCTGGATAGCTCAGGATGGCATGGACGTGATGATCGAACCCGATCGGTACGTGGCCGATCAGTTCCTGCCCGCCAGCCACTTCGGCAACGGAATCCTGACCTGGCGTTTGCCGATGCTGTTTCGCACTCCCCCGGGCTACAACCTGTTGGTCCGCGGGCCAGCAAACTATCCGAAGGACGGCGTGTGTCCGCTGGAGGGCATCGTCGAAACCGACTGGGCAAGTGCGAGTTTCAGTATGAGCTGGAAACTCACCCGCAAACTGATGCCGGTGCGATTCGAGGTCGACGAGCCGATCTGCATGATCGTCCCGCAACGCCGCGGTGAACTCGAAGAGTTCGCCCCCGAGCTCAAGAGCATCGCGGCTGATGAAGAGCTGCGGCGCAAGCATGAGTTGTTCCTTCGCGAACGTGACGCGGCAAAGCATGCCGAGCAACTAGCGAGGGTCGCCGCGGGAGACCGGGTGGACTGGCAGGGCGACTACACGCGCGGCAAACACAGAGACGGCGAGGCCGGGGCACCGGATCACCAGACTCGCCGTCGCCTTCGTTCCTTTGCTCAGCCCGAGGATGAGTCCCGGTAA
- a CDS encoding DUF6065 family protein, protein MSERSNETLRPLIGFTTRDNAPPIAPAPISRPWMPEMSEARAGWPNRCLPMLIANQSGWELRNPCAFTATWMAQENGVDVLITPHGRDTGQLLPASHFGNGILTWHLPMLFRTPPGYNLLVRGPANYPKDAIYALEGIVETDWASASFSMSWKFTRKLMPVRFEVDEPICMIVPQRRGELEEFAPELKPIESDEELERKYELFLRSRSRARQIEQIARVNAGEQVQWQGDYTRGRHRDGEAGAPDHQTRRHLRSFAPPPFAQRHEASQDLRAQQG, encoded by the coding sequence GTGAGTGAGAGGTCCAACGAGACGCTCCGTCCGTTGATCGGGTTCACCACCCGTGACAACGCACCACCGATCGCTCCGGCACCGATTAGCCGCCCGTGGATGCCGGAGATGTCAGAGGCCCGTGCGGGCTGGCCGAACCGGTGTTTGCCGATGCTGATCGCCAACCAAAGCGGCTGGGAGCTGCGCAATCCGTGCGCGTTCACCGCCACGTGGATGGCTCAGGAGAATGGCGTGGACGTATTGATCACACCCCATGGGCGCGATACCGGTCAGCTCCTGCCCGCCAGCCACTTCGGCAACGGCATCCTGACCTGGCATCTGCCGATGCTGTTTCGCACTCCCCCGGGCTACAACCTGTTGGTCCGCGGTCCAGCAAACTATCCGAAGGATGCCATCTACGCGTTGGAAGGCATCGTCGAAACCGACTGGGCAAGTGCGAGTTTCAGCATGAGCTGGAAGTTCACCCGCAAACTGATGCCGGTGCGATTCGAAGTCGACGAGCCGATCTGCATGATCGTCCCGCAACGCCGCGGCGAGCTCGAAGAGTTCGCGCCAGAACTCAAACCTATCGAGTCCGATGAAGAGCTAGAGCGCAAGTACGAGCTCTTTCTTCGCTCCCGCAGCCGGGCAAGGCAAATCGAACAGATAGCGCGGGTCAACGCCGGCGAGCAAGTGCAGTGGCAGGGCGACTACACGCGAGGCAGACACCGAGACGGCGAAGCCGGGGCACCGGATCACCAGACTCGCCGTCACCTCCGTTCCTTTGCTCCGCCACCCTTTGCGCAGCGCCACGAGGCGTCCCAGGACCTACGCGCGCAACAGGGCTAA
- a CDS encoding flavin-containing monooxygenase, producing MTIAWGYEVEARKMHQERAVIVGAGPAGVSTAVSLRDRGVVPILLERADQVANWWRSRGETDRLNTPNRLSHMPGRPYPKRTPTFPTCSQVADYFAGYAHQDGIRLMLGITVERIDSHRGGWTVVTSDGDIATDNVVIATGHANTPYIPAWTRLDTFTGELLHSSEFRDAVDHAGKRVLVVGSGPGGLEAAHALAPVATKVWLAVRNPPNILIRNGFQGVSPELIAAPLYHAPVAVADAVARFVRLRTVGDLTPYGLPIPNDGPFAACAARNDPPTVVDAGVIGSIRNGSIEVVKTIDSFDRSAVSLVDGTRLEPDVVICATGFRSGLHDVVGHLGLLDHRGYPMRLAPEPAAHGLWFIGYQLRPSLIGHVGKQSRQLAKQIVAHSPSYAGIRERCWSTGESTEPSG from the coding sequence ATGACGATAGCTTGGGGCTATGAGGTCGAGGCGAGGAAAATGCACCAAGAACGTGCGGTAATCGTCGGCGCGGGCCCGGCTGGCGTGTCCACGGCGGTCAGCCTTCGGGATCGCGGAGTGGTACCGATCCTGCTGGAGCGGGCGGACCAGGTGGCGAATTGGTGGCGAAGCCGCGGCGAGACGGACAGACTCAATACCCCTAACCGCCTCTCGCATATGCCGGGTCGCCCATACCCCAAGCGCACGCCCACATTTCCCACCTGCAGTCAGGTCGCGGACTACTTCGCTGGCTACGCGCACCAAGACGGCATCAGGCTAATGCTGGGAATCACGGTTGAGCGCATTGATTCGCACCGGGGCGGTTGGACCGTGGTGACATCCGACGGCGATATCGCCACCGACAACGTCGTCATCGCGACCGGCCATGCGAACACCCCATACATTCCGGCGTGGACTCGGTTGGACACTTTCACCGGTGAATTGCTGCACTCGTCGGAATTCCGCGATGCCGTGGATCATGCCGGCAAACGGGTCCTGGTCGTCGGCTCGGGCCCGGGCGGCCTGGAGGCCGCTCACGCGCTGGCGCCGGTGGCGACCAAGGTGTGGCTCGCGGTTCGAAATCCGCCGAATATCCTGATACGCAATGGGTTTCAAGGCGTCTCGCCGGAGCTTATCGCAGCACCACTTTATCACGCGCCGGTTGCCGTCGCTGATGCGGTCGCCCGTTTCGTCCGACTGCGAACCGTCGGCGATCTCACCCCTTATGGCTTGCCGATCCCGAACGACGGTCCGTTCGCCGCCTGCGCGGCGCGCAACGATCCTCCGACCGTCGTCGACGCCGGCGTAATCGGTTCGATCAGGAATGGATCCATCGAGGTGGTCAAAACCATCGATAGCTTCGACCGGAGCGCCGTATCCCTGGTCGACGGCACCCGGCTAGAGCCCGATGTCGTCATCTGCGCGACGGGCTTCCGATCCGGGCTCCACGACGTCGTCGGTCATCTCGGCCTCCTCGACCACCGGGGCTATCCGATGCGACTGGCGCCCGAACCGGCCGCGCACGGGCTGTGGTTCATCGGTTATCAGTTGCGACCGTCGCTGATCGGGCATGTGGGCAAGCAGTCACGGCAGCTCGCCAAGCAGATCGTTGCGCACTCGCCTTCGTACGCCGGGATCCGCGAGAGGTGTTGGAGCACAGGTGAGTCAACCGAACCGTCTGGTTAG
- a CDS encoding serine hydrolase domain-containing protein, giving the protein MNLDGNQTSIREVCDAGLLAGAVTVVWRHGEALQVNEIGYRDVGAGLPMQRDTLFRIASMTKPVTVAAIMSMVDEGKLTLKDPITRWAPELADLRVLDDPRGPLDRTHPVNRAILIEDLLTHTSGLAYGFSVSGPISRAYMRLPFNQGPDVWLTELAKLPLVHQPGERVTYSHSIDLLGVIASRVDGKPFYEVLDERVLGPVGMPDTGFFVSPEARRRAATMYSLDDDHQLRHDVMGPPHITPPSFCNAGGGLWSTAEDYLRFIRMLLGDGTVDGVPVLSPESVRLMRTDRLTDDQRRHDFLGAPYWMGRGFGLNLSVVTDPAKSTPLFGPGGVGTFSWPGAYGTWWQADPSADLILLYLIQNMPDLTVDAATAVAGNTSLAKLRTAQPKFVRRTYQALDL; this is encoded by the coding sequence GTGAATCTCGATGGCAATCAGACCTCGATCCGCGAGGTCTGCGACGCCGGCCTGCTCGCCGGTGCGGTAACGGTGGTGTGGCGGCATGGAGAAGCCCTGCAGGTCAACGAGATCGGCTACCGGGATGTCGGCGCGGGCCTGCCAATGCAGCGAGACACGCTTTTTCGCATCGCGTCGATGACCAAACCGGTCACCGTGGCCGCGATCATGAGCATGGTCGACGAGGGCAAGCTGACGCTCAAAGACCCGATCACGCGCTGGGCGCCGGAGTTGGCCGACCTGCGGGTGCTCGACGACCCGCGCGGTCCGCTGGACCGCACCCACCCGGTGAACCGGGCAATCCTGATCGAGGATCTGCTGACCCACACCAGCGGCCTGGCCTACGGATTTTCGGTGTCCGGGCCGATCTCCCGGGCCTACATGCGGCTGCCGTTCAATCAGGGCCCGGATGTGTGGCTCACCGAGCTGGCCAAGCTCCCGTTGGTGCATCAGCCCGGCGAACGGGTCACCTATAGCCACTCGATAGATCTGTTGGGCGTCATCGCTTCTCGCGTCGACGGCAAGCCGTTCTACGAAGTGCTCGACGAGCGGGTCCTGGGCCCGGTGGGCATGCCCGACACCGGATTCTTCGTCTCGCCCGAAGCGCGGCGACGCGCCGCGACCATGTATTCGCTCGATGACGATCACCAGCTGCGGCACGACGTGATGGGGCCGCCGCACATAACGCCGCCGTCGTTCTGCAACGCCGGCGGCGGGTTGTGGTCGACCGCGGAGGACTACCTGCGGTTCATCCGGATGCTGCTCGGCGACGGGACCGTCGACGGCGTGCCGGTGTTGTCGCCCGAATCGGTCCGCCTGATGCGCACCGACCGGCTCACCGACGACCAGCGACGGCACGACTTCCTCGGGGCGCCGTACTGGATGGGACGCGGGTTCGGATTGAACCTGTCGGTGGTGACCGATCCGGCGAAGTCCACGCCGCTGTTCGGGCCGGGCGGCGTGGGAACGTTCAGCTGGCCGGGCGCCTACGGGACGTGGTGGCAGGCGGATCCGTCGGCGGATCTGATCCTGCTGTATCTGATTCAGAACATGCCCGACCTGACCGTGGACGCGGCCACCGCCGTCGCGGGTAACACGTCGCTGGCGAAACTGCGTACCGCGCAACCGAAGTTCGTCCGTCGCACGTATCAAGCACTCGACCTCTAG